The sequence below is a genomic window from Croceicoccus marinus.
TACCGGCTGCTGATCGAGCTTGGCCGCGAGCTGGAACCCATGCCCGCCGCGCTGAAGACCGAGGCGACGCAGGTCAAGGGCTGCTCCGCCGCGGTGTGGGTCTATCCGACGCGTGCCGCTTCGGACGATGGCGGGAACCGGCTGCATTTCATGGCCGACAGCAATGCCGCGATCACCAAGGGCATCGTCGCGCTTGTCATCGCCGCAGTGCAGGACCGCCCGGCTGCCGAAGTGGCGGACACCGACATAGAGGGTGCGCTGGCGCCCTTCGACCTGCGCAACCAGCTGTCGTCCAACCGGACGCAGGGCGTACCCAACATGATCGCGCTGATCCGCGAGACCGCGTCGCGGATCGCTGCGGAAGGCTGATCCGGCCAGCCCCCGTCCGGCCAGCCGCCGTCCGGCACCGGATCGGCCGGCGGATCAGCAGGGCGCGCGGTTGACACAGGCGACACGTCCTACAACCGCTGTCACCCGTTGAAGCGCCGCACGATTCCGCCGTTTTCGGCCCGCCGGTTGACACCTGGGGGGTGCGGGAAAAATTTACGGGATGAAAGAGCCGTGCGGGCCGATAGCCCGGTCACGGCGCTAGCGCGCGGGGCGCGCGTAGGACAATAAAAGCTGGTCGCCCGCCGCTGACGCCGCTGACGCCGCCGCGAACTAGCGTTTTTTTCCGCGCCGCATAACTCCAAAGATGATGGCCGAACCGGATGATCGCTGGCGTTTTCCCGGCGCTGGTGTAGCCCGGTCGAAACGGGAATTGGGCGAGGTGTCGCTTGACTGCAATTCATTACGACGCGCGCTGCGGCGACGAGGGTCGGCGCGCGCAGATCTATGCCGGGGACGTGCATGTCATCTCCGCGCGGCCGGCCATGCATGCGCTGGCCGACTGGGCACGCGAGCTGCTGGTGGCCGGCTTTGGCGACGAGGATCCCGAAACGCTGCAGCACCGCGTGCCGGTGGAGCGCTTCGTCGAGCTGTTCGCGCCGATCAAGCCGCGCTTCATCCATCATCCGCGCACCTGGGAACTGCTGTGCGCGGTGGTAAAGGACATGGGGCTGGACCCGCGCGAGACCTATCTGGACGTGCCGCGCCTGCGCGGGGTGACCAGTCATGGC
It includes:
- a CDS encoding SufE family protein, giving the protein MRSIDDIAEEYEFLEGDERYRLLIELGRELEPMPAALKTEATQVKGCSAAVWVYPTRAASDDGGNRLHFMADSNAAITKGIVALVIAAVQDRPAAEVADTDIEGALAPFDLRNQLSSNRTQGVPNMIALIRETASRIAAEG